From Virgibacillus natechei, the proteins below share one genomic window:
- a CDS encoding 4-oxalocrotonate tautomerase, which translates to MPLINVQIMEGRSPEKIEAMMENVTNAVSESLDAPKENVRVIVDEVPKTHWAIGGTSAKKLGK; encoded by the coding sequence GTGCCACTTATCAATGTGCAAATTATGGAAGGAAGATCTCCTGAAAAAATTGAAGCGATGATGGAAAATGTGACCAATGCAGTTAGTGAATCACTCGATGCACCAAAAGAAAATGTACGCGTTATTGTGGATGAGGTGCCAAAAACACACTGGGCCATTGGGGGAACATCAGCAAAGAAATTAGGGAAGTAA
- a CDS encoding 2-keto-4-pentenoate hydratase: protein MKTEHTPKTVSHAKHLADAWSKKEGVQPITGLDPELSVDDAYHVQLHTIEQKVNSGQRVTGKKIGLTSKVMQEALGVGEPDYGHLLDQMSVENGGTVSTDRVLQPKVEGEIAFILKDDLVGPNVTSLDVLKATDAVVPALEIIDSRIKDWKITLADTVADNASSGLYVLGGNPKKIADVDLKQMGMVLYKNDVLQNTGVGAAALGDPAKCVAWLANKLANYGITLKAGEVILSGALSGAMEAEPGDHFYAKFADLGEVHISFAE from the coding sequence ATGAAAACCGAACACACACCGAAAACGGTAAGTCATGCGAAGCATTTAGCCGATGCTTGGAGTAAAAAGGAAGGGGTTCAGCCAATTACAGGGCTGGATCCTGAACTCTCCGTTGATGACGCTTATCACGTACAGTTACACACGATCGAACAAAAGGTGAATAGCGGGCAACGGGTTACAGGGAAAAAGATTGGCTTAACATCTAAAGTAATGCAAGAAGCGTTAGGTGTAGGTGAACCAGATTATGGACATTTATTAGATCAGATGAGCGTTGAAAATGGAGGAACAGTTTCAACAGATCGTGTCCTGCAGCCAAAAGTAGAAGGTGAAATTGCCTTTATTTTGAAAGACGATTTAGTTGGACCAAATGTAACGTCATTAGATGTATTAAAAGCAACGGATGCAGTTGTTCCAGCGCTTGAAATTATAGACAGTCGCATTAAAGATTGGAAGATCACATTAGCGGATACGGTTGCAGATAATGCTTCATCCGGATTATATGTACTTGGTGGAAACCCCAAAAAAATTGCAGACGTAGACTTAAAGCAAATGGGAATGGTGCTCTACAAAAATGATGTCCTGCAAAACACTGGTGTTGGCGCAGCGGCATTAGGAGACCCAGCAAAATGCGTTGCCTGGTTGGCTAATAAACTAGCAAACTACGGGATTACATTAAAAGCTGGTGAGGTCATTCTATCTGGAGCACTATCGGGTGCCATGGAAGCAGAGCCTGGGGATCATTTTTACGCAAAGTTTGCCGACCTAGGGGAAGTACATATTTCATTCGCAGAATAA
- a CDS encoding aldehyde dehydrogenase, producing the protein MQTETKQDVMNCSHFINGEYVQSTNGKTFENVNPATEEVLGNIAEGGKEEVDQAVSVARKALKGEWANMPLRKRSNIIRKIGDLILERKDELARLESLDTGKPLWLSTNVDIDRAANNFYFFADYMTSVGTEAYEQDDLAIHYAIRRPVGVVGLINPWNLPLFLMTWKLAPALAAGNTAVMKPSEVTPITATILGQICKDAGVPDGVVNMVHGFGDTGAALSSHEDVDAIAFTGETVTGTEIMKAAAPTLKKLSFELGGKNPNVIFADADMEDMIETTVRSSFINQGEVCLCGSRIYVERPIYDEFLERFSAKAKELVVGDPFDADTKVGALVSEEHYNKVLGYLDIAKEEGGTFLTGGKAAEGFDKGFFVEPTIITGLGKDSRCVREEIFGPVVTVVPFDTEEEVLEQVNDTHYGLSASLWTSNVKRATGFSRQIEAGIVWVNTWFLRDLRTPFGGMKHSGIGREGGAHSFDFYSELTNITLKM; encoded by the coding sequence ATGCAAACCGAAACGAAACAGGATGTAATGAATTGTTCGCATTTCATTAATGGAGAATATGTACAATCAACCAATGGAAAAACGTTTGAAAACGTGAATCCAGCAACAGAAGAGGTATTAGGAAATATTGCAGAGGGCGGAAAAGAAGAGGTTGATCAAGCAGTAAGTGTTGCCAGAAAAGCACTCAAAGGTGAATGGGCAAATATGCCTTTACGAAAGCGCTCCAACATCATTCGTAAAATTGGTGATTTGATCTTGGAAAGAAAAGATGAATTGGCGAGACTTGAATCCTTGGATACAGGCAAACCATTATGGCTTTCCACGAATGTTGATATCGATCGTGCAGCGAATAATTTCTATTTCTTTGCTGACTATATGACATCAGTAGGAACAGAAGCTTATGAGCAAGATGATTTAGCTATCCATTATGCTATTCGTCGTCCAGTGGGTGTTGTGGGGCTCATTAATCCATGGAACTTACCATTATTTCTTATGACGTGGAAGTTGGCTCCAGCGCTTGCGGCGGGTAATACGGCTGTGATGAAGCCATCTGAAGTGACACCAATAACAGCGACCATACTGGGACAAATTTGTAAGGATGCCGGTGTACCAGATGGTGTGGTAAACATGGTTCATGGATTTGGTGATACAGGAGCAGCTCTTTCTTCCCATGAAGATGTCGATGCGATTGCCTTTACTGGTGAAACGGTAACAGGAACTGAAATTATGAAGGCTGCAGCACCAACATTGAAAAAACTGTCCTTTGAACTTGGTGGCAAAAATCCAAACGTTATTTTCGCAGATGCTGACATGGAAGACATGATTGAGACAACCGTTCGTTCTAGTTTCATTAATCAAGGCGAAGTTTGTCTATGTGGTTCAAGAATTTATGTGGAGCGTCCGATTTACGATGAATTTCTGGAGCGATTTTCAGCAAAAGCAAAAGAATTAGTTGTCGGTGATCCGTTCGATGCAGATACAAAGGTTGGCGCATTAGTTAGTGAAGAACACTATAATAAAGTGCTTGGCTACTTGGATATTGCGAAAGAAGAAGGTGGAACATTCTTGACAGGTGGTAAAGCTGCTGAAGGATTTGACAAAGGCTTTTTCGTGGAACCAACAATTATTACAGGTTTAGGAAAAGATTCAAGATGTGTACGCGAAGAAATCTTTGGACCAGTTGTAACCGTTGTTCCTTTTGATACAGAAGAAGAAGTACTGGAACAAGTAAATGATACACATTACGGTTTAAGTGCAAGTTTATGGACGAGTAATGTTAAACGCGCCACTGGTTTCAGCAGACAAATCGAAGCTGGTATCGTTTGGGTTAACACATGGTTCCTACGTGATTTACGCACACCATTCGGCGGGATGAAACATAGTGGTATTGGTCGCGAAGGTGGAGCTCATAGTTTTGATTTCTACTCGGAATTAACAAATATTACGCTCAAAATGTAG
- a CDS encoding RidA family protein, protein MSVIDKRLKELGIELPEVSAPPASFIHAVTTGNLVYTSGNDCKVNGEFMYTGKLGKELTIEEGSKAARQTMINLLAVLKDHLGNLDRINKVVKVLAFVNSAPGFNEQPYVVNGASQLLEQIFGENGKHARTGVGTNELPFSMPVEIEMIVELKPE, encoded by the coding sequence ATGTCAGTCATTGATAAACGATTAAAAGAATTAGGAATTGAGCTTCCAGAGGTTTCCGCACCTCCCGCTTCATTTATTCATGCAGTCACTACAGGTAATTTGGTTTACACATCAGGTAATGATTGTAAAGTAAATGGTGAATTTATGTACACAGGAAAATTAGGAAAGGAATTGACAATAGAGGAAGGATCTAAAGCTGCTAGGCAAACGATGATTAATTTACTAGCTGTTTTAAAGGATCACCTTGGTAATCTAGATCGTATAAATAAGGTCGTAAAAGTATTAGCATTTGTTAATAGCGCACCTGGGTTTAATGAACAGCCTTATGTAGTTAATGGGGCTTCTCAATTATTAGAACAGATTTTTGGTGAGAATGGTAAGCATGCACGTACAGGTGTTGGAACTAATGAGCTACCATTTAGTATGCCAGTAGAAATTGAAATGATTGTAGAATTAAAACCAGAGTAA
- a CDS encoding indolepyruvate ferredoxin oxidoreductase subunit alpha yields the protein MAFVITEPCLSEKSGECVSICPVDCIVEGPDQFFIDPDTCIDCGACVAACPVDAIVDEHDLNPAQEVYLEKAESFFGS from the coding sequence TTGGCATTTGTTATAACGGAACCGTGTCTTAGTGAAAAATCAGGAGAATGTGTTAGTATTTGTCCGGTCGACTGTATCGTAGAGGGACCCGACCAATTTTTTATTGATCCAGACACATGTATTGATTGCGGTGCTTGCGTAGCTGCTTGTCCAGTCGATGCAATCGTGGATGAGCATGATTTAAATCCTGCACAAGAAGTATATCTGGAAAAGGCTGAGAGCTTTTTTGGCAGTTAA
- a CDS encoding amidohydrolase family protein, giving the protein MQRNLKIDFHTHIISEEFLNLAEKYGDDRWPSLEKTCDCGANIMIKGKKFREITDQAWDTEKRLEDMDNEGIDIQVLSPIPVTFSYWSEPEQGLELARFQNDFIASITKEHPKRFIGLGTVPLQDVDIAIKEMERLVNELGLKGIQIGSNVNGKNLDDPELEPFFQAANEQGVPLFVHPWETLGGERMPRHNFMYMVGMPSETALAAGSIIMSGMLDKYTNLKICFAHGGGALPYLLPRMDKGWNVWPHIRKTENPPSHYAKLLYYDSLVYDENNLQFMIDRFGVDQIIAGSDYPFLLREAPSGKVVDRLTTLNDDEKNQIHGLNALQFLNLDKEEYM; this is encoded by the coding sequence GTGCAACGTAACTTAAAAATTGATTTTCATACGCATATTATTTCAGAGGAATTTTTAAACTTAGCCGAAAAATATGGTGATGATCGTTGGCCTAGTTTAGAGAAAACATGTGACTGTGGCGCCAATATCATGATAAAGGGAAAGAAATTTAGAGAAATAACGGATCAAGCATGGGATACAGAAAAGCGCTTGGAAGATATGGATAATGAAGGAATTGATATCCAAGTATTATCACCTATTCCCGTTACATTCAGCTACTGGTCAGAGCCTGAACAAGGGTTAGAGCTAGCAAGATTCCAAAATGATTTTATTGCATCGATCACAAAAGAACATCCAAAAAGGTTTATTGGTTTAGGTACCGTTCCCCTGCAAGATGTTGATATTGCAATAAAGGAAATGGAACGATTAGTTAATGAATTAGGCTTAAAAGGGATTCAAATAGGTAGTAATGTGAACGGTAAGAATTTAGACGATCCAGAACTCGAACCTTTTTTTCAGGCTGCAAATGAACAGGGAGTTCCATTGTTTGTTCATCCTTGGGAAACATTAGGAGGCGAACGAATGCCGCGCCATAACTTCATGTATATGGTCGGAATGCCTTCCGAAACTGCATTAGCAGCAGGAAGTATTATTATGAGTGGAATGTTAGACAAATATACGAATTTAAAAATATGTTTTGCGCATGGTGGTGGGGCTCTGCCGTATTTATTACCACGAATGGACAAGGGCTGGAATGTGTGGCCCCATATAAGAAAGACCGAGAATCCACCTAGTCACTATGCGAAATTACTTTATTATGATTCACTTGTTTACGATGAAAACAACTTGCAATTTATGATTGACCGGTTTGGAGTGGACCAAATAATAGCTGGTTCTGACTATCCTTTTTTATTACGTGAAGCTCCATCTGGAAAAGTTGTTGATCGATTAACAACACTAAATGACGATGAAAAGAACCAAATCCATGGTCTTAATGCGTTACAATTTTTAAATTTGGATAAAGAAGAATATATGTAG
- a CDS encoding VOC family protein produces the protein MKTEKEILNQETAQERLEKHLRTVAHIGHVEISVTHFEKSLWFFTEVMGLVLTERDGDRAYLRAWQDFDDYTLVLRESNVSEVNRMGWRVSTEESLKLFEKQLKEMNIDFIWVAGGQKRALGDAIHFKSPSGFPVELYWEKELFETNDPKLQSKLPSHPSKYSFKGVSPRRFDHVNMMVNDVKKEQQWWTDLLGIHHRYYIQNKEDVRLGSWLSRTNIAHEMALMRNANQDGASFHHLAYYLDSPDELIRAANIMAENDIEIEWGPGKHGTSGAQFIYVFEPSGHRVEIWTGGFLIFSPDWEPIEWGPEIGQLGLEMWGSTPPESYFTYGAKIGE, from the coding sequence ATGAAAACAGAAAAAGAAATCTTAAATCAAGAAACCGCACAGGAGAGGTTAGAAAAACATTTACGAACCGTAGCGCATATCGGTCATGTAGAAATTAGTGTCACACATTTCGAAAAATCGTTATGGTTTTTTACAGAAGTAATGGGACTCGTATTAACAGAAAGAGATGGGGACCGCGCTTACTTACGAGCATGGCAGGATTTTGATGATTATACGCTGGTATTAAGAGAATCGAATGTATCTGAAGTAAATCGTATGGGTTGGCGTGTAAGCACGGAGGAGTCACTAAAGCTATTCGAAAAGCAATTAAAAGAAATGAATATTGACTTTATATGGGTAGCAGGTGGACAGAAGCGAGCTTTAGGCGATGCGATTCATTTTAAATCCCCTTCTGGATTCCCGGTTGAACTATATTGGGAAAAAGAATTATTTGAAACGAATGATCCGAAATTGCAGTCAAAATTACCGAGCCATCCAAGTAAATATAGCTTTAAAGGCGTTTCACCTCGTCGTTTTGATCATGTTAATATGATGGTTAATGATGTGAAAAAAGAACAACAATGGTGGACCGATCTGCTAGGTATTCATCATCGTTATTATATTCAGAATAAAGAAGATGTACGCCTAGGTTCATGGTTGAGTAGAACGAATATTGCACACGAAATGGCACTCATGAGAAACGCCAATCAAGATGGTGCATCTTTCCATCATTTAGCCTATTACCTGGATTCTCCAGATGAACTTATTCGTGCAGCAAATATCATGGCAGAAAATGATATTGAAATTGAGTGGGGTCCTGGTAAGCATGGAACAAGTGGTGCACAATTCATCTATGTCTTTGAGCCTTCTGGCCATCGAGTAGAAATTTGGACTGGTGGATTCCTGATTTTCTCACCAGATTGGGAACCAATTGAATGGGGACCAGAAATCGGTCAATTAGGACTAGAAATGTGGGGAAGTACACCACCGGAATCTTATTTCACCTATGGCGCGAAAATTGGTGAATAA
- a CDS encoding NAD(P)/FAD-dependent oxidoreductase, whose amino-acid sequence MNESEVYDMTIIGGGPAGLFTAFYAGMRQKSVKIIESLPELGGQLAALYPDKFVYDVAGFPKIKASDLVDGLIKQMDQFENDVCLNEEVMDVTKEDDIFTIKTSTQTHYSKTIIITAGNGAFKPRTMNLDNEDQFEGKNLHYRIENLTDFKNRDVVVFGGGDSAVDWALMLENIASNVSIVHRRDRFRAHDYSVKLMEESSVDVLTPYIPTEIMGEDKIENVTLKKAKGDENMELKADDYIVNYGFISNLGPINNWGLEIKNNCILTNSKAETTVPGIYAVGDISTYEGKVKLMATGFGEAPIAVSNAIVYMDPKASLHTAHSTSIMSREENKKEKKEKKEKAVKKESKEKEVVY is encoded by the coding sequence ATGAATGAAAGCGAAGTATACGATATGACCATTATAGGTGGAGGCCCTGCTGGTTTATTTACTGCTTTTTATGCAGGTATGCGTCAAAAAAGTGTGAAAATTATTGAGAGTTTACCAGAATTAGGCGGTCAGCTTGCAGCATTATATCCGGATAAATTTGTTTATGATGTAGCTGGGTTTCCAAAGATAAAAGCAAGTGATTTGGTAGATGGACTGATTAAACAAATGGATCAATTCGAGAATGATGTTTGCTTAAATGAAGAAGTAATGGATGTAACAAAGGAAGACGATATTTTTACGATAAAAACAAGTACGCAAACCCATTATTCGAAAACCATTATTATTACTGCAGGGAACGGAGCCTTCAAACCAAGAACCATGAATTTGGATAATGAAGATCAATTCGAAGGAAAGAACCTGCATTATCGTATCGAAAATTTAACTGATTTTAAAAATAGGGATGTCGTTGTTTTTGGTGGCGGCGATTCAGCCGTAGACTGGGCTTTAATGTTAGAGAATATAGCGTCAAACGTCTCCATTGTCCATCGAAGGGATCGATTCAGGGCCCATGATTATAGTGTGAAATTAATGGAGGAATCTTCGGTTGATGTCTTAACCCCATATATTCCAACTGAAATAATGGGGGAGGATAAAATTGAAAACGTAACGCTTAAAAAAGCAAAAGGCGATGAGAATATGGAACTTAAAGCGGATGACTATATCGTGAATTATGGTTTTATATCCAATTTAGGACCCATTAATAACTGGGGATTGGAAATAAAGAACAATTGCATTCTAACAAACTCGAAAGCTGAAACGACTGTACCTGGTATCTATGCCGTTGGGGATATATCTACCTATGAAGGCAAGGTTAAATTAATGGCAACTGGCTTTGGCGAAGCTCCGATTGCAGTAAGTAATGCGATCGTCTACATGGATCCAAAAGCCTCCTTACACACTGCTCATAGTACGTCTATTATGAGTAGGGAAGAGAATAAGAAGGAAAAGAAAGAGAAGAAAGAAAAGGCAGTTAAGAAAGAAAGTAAGGAAAAAGAAGTTGTCTACTAA
- a CDS encoding aromatic-ring-hydroxylating dioxygenase subunit beta, whose product MTVTTLTRQDVVDFLYTEAKILDEWRLMEWPALFTDDGTYTVPPLGDPEADPTKSLFISHDNRARLQERAERLLKKEAHVEYPHSTTVHNYNNILVSNLDSDVITVECNFTIHRTKREVMDTFIGKHTYELVLQNGELKIKSKKVVLHLDSLRPHGKISLIL is encoded by the coding sequence ATGACTGTAACTACGTTAACACGTCAAGATGTGGTTGATTTTCTTTATACGGAAGCAAAAATATTAGATGAGTGGAGATTAATGGAATGGCCTGCACTATTTACGGATGATGGTACCTACACCGTACCACCTTTAGGTGATCCGGAAGCTGATCCAACAAAATCTTTATTCATTTCGCATGATAATCGAGCGCGACTCCAGGAACGTGCAGAAAGATTATTAAAGAAAGAGGCCCATGTCGAGTATCCACACTCTACCACGGTCCATAATTATAATAATATATTGGTCAGTAATTTGGATTCAGATGTCATCACAGTGGAGTGTAATTTTACAATACACCGAACGAAAAGAGAAGTCATGGACACGTTCATTGGAAAACATACGTATGAACTCGTCCTACAGAATGGTGAACTTAAGATAAAAAGTAAAAAGGTTGTCTTACATCTAGATAGCCTGAGACCGCATGGAAAAATTAGTTTGATTCTATAG
- a CDS encoding aromatic ring-hydroxylating oxygenase subunit alpha produces the protein MDQFIRDNVEKSEFLVNRSVFTDREMLARERAEIFNKCWLFIGHDTEIAELGDYKRKKVGGRNLLFVRSQDGEIRALFNTCPHRGALIARENEGNSRVFRCFYHAWSFKNDGELVGMPGKDGFPEDFNAEGTKNMKAVKRVENYRGFVFVNFDEDAISLDEYLGNAKEYIDLVVDQSEYGLEAQGGVQEYSVRANWKLLAENSVDLYHGMPTHKTYFDIKQAQDPELKNVKLEGEGVELDNGHAVIEYIAPWGRPVAQWTPIWDDELKQDMERMKVKLADRYGEERADRIANYNRNIVIFPNLVINDIMAVTARTFYPTSPGYMEVSGYSLAPKGEEETHRMARNDNFLEFLGPGGFATPDDNEALELCQEAYNNNEEVEWNDISKGMVRGAGNAMATDEVQMRNFWRQYNARIQESLNKEKEVAQR, from the coding sequence ATGGATCAATTTATACGTGACAACGTAGAAAAAAGTGAATTTCTTGTTAATAGAAGTGTATTTACAGATAGAGAAATGTTAGCAAGAGAACGAGCAGAAATTTTTAATAAGTGTTGGTTATTTATTGGTCATGACACAGAGATAGCGGAATTAGGCGATTATAAACGCAAAAAAGTAGGCGGGCGTAATTTATTATTTGTACGTAGTCAGGATGGCGAAATTCGGGCACTATTCAATACATGCCCACATCGCGGTGCACTAATTGCCAGAGAAAATGAAGGAAATTCAAGAGTTTTCCGTTGTTTTTACCATGCTTGGAGTTTTAAAAATGATGGTGAGTTGGTAGGCATGCCTGGGAAGGATGGTTTTCCTGAAGATTTTAACGCTGAAGGTACGAAGAATATGAAAGCGGTTAAACGAGTAGAGAACTATCGTGGGTTTGTATTTGTGAATTTTGACGAAGATGCTATTTCATTAGATGAATATTTAGGAAATGCGAAAGAATATATTGACCTTGTAGTAGATCAATCAGAATATGGGTTAGAAGCACAAGGTGGCGTGCAGGAATATAGCGTAAGAGCGAATTGGAAGTTGTTAGCTGAAAACAGTGTTGACTTATATCATGGAATGCCTACGCATAAAACGTATTTTGATATTAAGCAAGCCCAAGATCCCGAATTAAAGAATGTGAAATTAGAAGGAGAAGGCGTGGAACTCGATAACGGTCATGCTGTTATAGAATATATAGCTCCTTGGGGAAGGCCGGTTGCACAATGGACGCCTATTTGGGATGACGAATTGAAGCAAGATATGGAGCGAATGAAGGTTAAACTTGCTGATCGGTATGGCGAGGAACGTGCGGACCGAATAGCCAACTATAACCGTAACATTGTAATATTTCCTAACCTGGTAATTAACGATATTATGGCTGTGACGGCAAGAACATTTTATCCGACATCTCCTGGTTACATGGAAGTATCCGGCTATTCACTAGCACCTAAGGGAGAAGAAGAGACGCATCGGATGGCAAGAAATGATAACTTCCTAGAGTTTTTAGGCCCAGGTGGCTTTGCGACTCCAGATGATAATGAAGCATTAGAATTATGTCAAGAAGCTTATAACAATAACGAAGAAGTTGAGTGGAACGATATTTCCAAAGGCATGGTAAGAGGAGCAGGGAATGCAATGGCAACAGATGAGGTCCAAATGAGGAATTTCTGGAGACAGTATAATGCTAGAATCCAAGAATCATTGAACAAGGAGAAGGAGGTCGCTCAACGATGA